The following proteins come from a genomic window of Flavobacterium crocinum:
- a CDS encoding ligand-binding sensor domain-containing protein: protein MHFKTHNRVFIFLWICFWSLFTSTLKSYSQTKTIVFNHLDVTNGLSNNSVLSITQDSVGFIWIGTKYGLNRYDGRTFKIFKNDPAVKTSISSNDYIKKLALETNKRMWVVSDGLDLYHSEDNTFKNIISPKENVGKVLKDSKGNLWIGSSTQLQFKSSRNSKIIPIKISTDKLQISELYEDNLNHIWAGSSNGLYELYFSKNKLVVKRHFSALFKKDENIGIITSITQDEDSKYWIGTRKNGIYLFDKKTSKITHFEKIDNDKNSLVNNNVRKILRHKDGSLWIGTQDGLSILNPYTYQFSNYQHDPVNPNSISQNSIHDIFQDKNGSVWLGTYFGGVNIVYSVNTPFTIFQNKTDQNSLSSNIISSIVEDKNQNLWIGTEAGGLNYFDKRQ from the coding sequence ATGCATTTCAAAACTCATAATCGGGTATTTATTTTTTTGTGGATTTGCTTCTGGAGTTTATTTACTTCAACTTTAAAAAGCTATTCCCAAACCAAAACTATTGTCTTTAATCACCTTGATGTTACCAACGGGCTTTCAAATAATTCTGTTTTATCTATTACTCAGGATTCAGTAGGATTTATCTGGATTGGTACAAAATATGGTCTTAATCGTTATGATGGACGTACATTCAAAATCTTTAAAAATGACCCTGCGGTTAAAACTTCCATCTCCTCAAATGATTATATCAAAAAACTGGCTTTAGAAACAAATAAAAGAATGTGGGTTGTATCTGATGGATTAGATTTATATCATTCTGAAGACAATACTTTTAAAAACATTATTTCTCCTAAAGAAAATGTTGGAAAAGTTTTAAAGGATTCTAAAGGTAATTTATGGATTGGATCATCTACTCAATTGCAGTTTAAATCTTCCCGCAATTCAAAGATAATCCCAATAAAAATTAGTACTGATAAATTACAAATTTCTGAACTTTATGAAGATAACTTAAACCATATATGGGCAGGAAGTTCTAATGGATTATATGAGTTATATTTTTCAAAAAACAAACTTGTTGTAAAACGTCATTTTAGTGCATTATTTAAAAAAGATGAAAATATTGGGATTATTACATCAATAACACAGGATGAAGATTCAAAATATTGGATTGGAACAAGAAAAAATGGTATTTATCTCTTTGATAAAAAAACTTCTAAAATAACACATTTTGAAAAAATAGATAATGACAAAAATTCTCTGGTAAATAATAATGTCCGCAAAATTTTACGTCATAAAGACGGCTCTCTCTGGATAGGAACGCAGGACGGATTATCAATTCTAAATCCTTACACTTATCAATTTAGTAATTATCAGCACGACCCGGTAAATCCTAATAGTATAAGCCAAAATTCTATCCATGATATTTTTCAGGATAAAAATGGTTCTGTTTGGCTTGGTACTTATTTTGGCGGAGTCAATATCGTATATTCTGTTAATACTCCTTTTACTATTTTTCAGAATAAAACGGATCAAAATAGTCTGAGCAGTAACATAATTAGTTCCATTGTTGAAGATAAAAACCAAAATTTATGGATTGGCACCGAAGCCGGAGGACTTAACTATTTTGATAAGAGACAATAA
- a CDS encoding hybrid sensor histidine kinase/response regulator transcription factor, whose translation MWVGTYHHGLALLQPKNNNFRIFDTNKGLPSDNVLAITEDKNDNLWISTDNGLAKYDPYVNAFRSFNIIDGLPDNQFNTNSVLNDSEGKIFFGTYNGLVSFNPQNIQKNTFAPTTVFSNLKLFNIPVKIDDKSGVLNADINFIKNLTFKHDQNIFTIEFSALNFVKSNKNKYAYMLKGFEKNWNYVDIPSATYTNLPAGDYQFLVKSANNDGIWNRNIKKINIKVLPPFWRTWWAYLIYLTAVSIIAYYIAKFLKARSQLRQELHFEKMKLDFFTNVSHEIRTPLTLILGPIEKLEKLTTENSLANKYAVSIKNNTNRLYRLVNELLDFRKADSGKMHLYFVKEDLVGVIKEVFDSFQTLAEVKDIQYTFKCFYPEILVYFDKNQIEKVFFNLLSNAFKFTNKGGAINLKVTLKAKNVKVSITDNGKGIPIKNLDDIFTKFYQVDQSMGTGIGLALTKSLIELHKGKISVKSKPATQDKAGKTTFTVLLKLGKDHLNEINILPMSQNENIIIEDIEDNLSEIITDNLTEENKIKTASILIVEDNDEVRDFIKQSLETNYFVYESENGLEGWKTALQIIPDLIISDVMMPIMDGLELCKKIKTDLRTSHIPVIMLTAKSAPVHHLHGLQHGADAYITKLFSDQILQLKIQNLLSLKVALQQKYSEQILKLPIIINSESSKDEVFLQRLQQIVEENISSTNLDLAFITTEIGMSKSVLYKKFSALTNLSLNEFIKNQRLKHAVELFQKGETSTLTVALQVGFNDVKYFSREFKKKYGITPSEYLKNKGEI comes from the coding sequence ATGTGGGTAGGAACCTATCATCACGGATTAGCATTACTCCAACCCAAAAACAATAATTTTAGAATATTTGATACCAATAAAGGCTTGCCTAGTGATAATGTATTAGCTATTACTGAAGATAAAAATGACAATTTATGGATAAGCACAGATAATGGACTTGCTAAATACGATCCTTATGTAAATGCTTTCAGAAGTTTTAACATAATTGATGGTCTTCCTGATAATCAATTCAATACAAATTCTGTTCTAAATGATAGTGAAGGCAAGATTTTCTTCGGCACTTACAATGGTCTCGTTAGCTTTAATCCTCAAAACATACAAAAAAACACATTTGCTCCTACAACTGTGTTTTCAAATCTTAAATTATTTAATATACCTGTCAAAATTGATGATAAAAGCGGAGTTTTAAATGCGGACATTAATTTTATTAAAAATCTGACTTTCAAACACGATCAAAACATTTTTACAATAGAATTCTCCGCTTTAAACTTCGTCAAATCGAACAAAAACAAGTATGCGTACATGCTTAAAGGTTTTGAAAAAAACTGGAACTATGTTGATATTCCGTCTGCGACTTATACTAATTTACCGGCTGGAGATTATCAGTTTTTAGTAAAATCAGCCAACAATGATGGTATATGGAACAGGAATATCAAAAAAATTAATATAAAAGTTCTTCCTCCATTCTGGAGAACCTGGTGGGCTTATCTCATTTACTTAACTGCAGTGTCTATAATTGCTTATTATATCGCCAAATTTTTAAAAGCCAGATCACAACTTAGACAAGAACTTCATTTTGAAAAAATGAAACTCGATTTTTTTACAAATGTTTCTCATGAAATCAGAACTCCGCTAACTTTAATTTTAGGGCCAATTGAAAAACTTGAAAAATTAACTACAGAAAATAGTCTTGCAAACAAATATGCCGTAAGCATTAAAAACAATACAAACAGATTGTATCGTTTAGTTAACGAACTATTAGATTTTAGAAAGGCTGATTCGGGTAAAATGCATCTTTACTTTGTTAAAGAGGATCTTGTCGGTGTTATAAAAGAAGTTTTTGATAGTTTTCAAACACTAGCAGAGGTAAAAGACATTCAGTATACATTTAAATGCTTTTATCCTGAAATCCTAGTCTACTTCGACAAAAATCAAATAGAAAAAGTTTTTTTTAATTTATTGTCCAATGCATTCAAATTTACAAACAAGGGAGGCGCAATAAACCTTAAAGTTACATTAAAAGCAAAAAACGTAAAAGTCAGTATAACAGATAATGGCAAAGGCATACCAATCAAAAATCTGGATGATATTTTTACTAAATTTTATCAGGTAGATCAAAGTATGGGAACAGGTATTGGCTTAGCTCTTACCAAAAGTCTTATAGAGCTTCACAAAGGAAAAATAAGTGTAAAAAGTAAACCTGCAACACAAGATAAAGCAGGAAAAACCACTTTTACAGTACTATTAAAATTGGGTAAAGATCACCTCAATGAAATCAATATTTTACCAATGTCTCAAAATGAAAATATCATCATTGAAGATATTGAAGACAACCTGTCTGAAATTATAACTGATAATTTGACGGAAGAAAATAAAATTAAAACGGCATCCATATTAATAGTCGAAGATAACGATGAAGTCAGGGATTTTATAAAACAATCCTTAGAAACTAATTATTTTGTTTATGAAAGCGAAAACGGATTAGAAGGCTGGAAAACAGCACTTCAAATCATTCCCGATCTAATTATTAGTGATGTAATGATGCCTATTATGGATGGTTTGGAACTTTGCAAAAAAATTAAAACCGATTTGCGAACTTCTCATATTCCAGTCATTATGTTAACTGCAAAATCAGCTCCTGTTCATCATTTGCATGGTTTACAACATGGTGCAGATGCTTACATCACAAAACTTTTCAGCGATCAGATTTTACAGCTGAAGATACAAAACCTGCTTTCGTTAAAAGTTGCATTACAACAAAAGTATAGCGAGCAAATACTAAAATTACCTATTATAATAAATTCAGAATCCTCAAAGGACGAAGTGTTCCTCCAAAGGCTTCAGCAGATCGTAGAGGAAAATATAAGTAGTACAAATTTAGACTTAGCATTTATAACAACAGAAATTGGAATGAGTAAGTCTGTTCTTTATAAAAAATTCAGTGCACTTACCAATCTGTCTTTAAACGAATTCATAAAAAACCAAAGATTAAAACATGCGGTGGAACTATTCCAAAAAGGAGAAACTTCAACCTTAACAGTTGCTTTACAGGTTGGATTTAATGACGTAAAATATTTTAGTCGCGAATTCAAAAAAAAATACGGTATTACACCGAGTGAATATCTTAAAAATAAAGGGGAAATCTGA
- a CDS encoding immunity protein Imm33 domain-containing protein, producing the protein MIEKDNLIEIQKEICDKYGLNFEACDLNLKIGISLNIIENKHEMPIYGSRLRAENGTNGWYIYAGNYSEADDFFKPLHASHLEEICPLLLPYLGLAPGSRFLIAENGNYVDVWEDLSLLEK; encoded by the coding sequence ATGATAGAAAAAGATAATTTAATTGAAATTCAAAAAGAAATCTGCGATAAATACGGTTTGAATTTTGAAGCTTGTGATCTAAATCTAAAGATTGGAATTTCATTAAATATAATTGAGAATAAGCACGAAATGCCAATTTACGGATCAAGACTTCGCGCTGAAAACGGTACAAACGGATGGTATATCTATGCAGGCAATTATTCTGAAGCCGATGATTTTTTTAAGCCTTTGCATGCGTCTCATCTAGAAGAAATTTGCCCGTTGCTTTTACCTTATTTGGGATTAGCTCCCGGAAGCAGATTTTTAATTGCGGAAAACGGCAATTATGTTGATGTTTGGGAGGATTTGTCGTTGTTGGAAAAGTAA
- a CDS encoding LytR/AlgR family response regulator transcription factor has product MNKKINCIILDDEPFAVKLIADYASKVPMLNVLYADSDVFKAIEVLNTESVDLIFIDIQMPQLTGIELMQMFNQKYNFIITSAYPQYALEAFQFHVIDYLLKPITFNRFYQSVEKFIRWQETFQVNEKPDNDYLVVKADRKHYKIALNDILYIEGLRDYIRIHTNDEKIMALENMKDILEKLTNQFIRIHRSYIIPKDKIKVIDGNQIVMKSGNALPIGETYRKLVSEWLV; this is encoded by the coding sequence ATGAATAAAAAAATAAATTGCATTATTCTGGACGACGAACCTTTTGCTGTAAAACTAATTGCCGATTATGCTTCTAAAGTTCCAATGTTGAATGTTTTGTATGCAGACAGCGATGTATTTAAAGCAATTGAAGTTCTAAACACAGAATCAGTCGATTTGATTTTTATTGATATTCAGATGCCACAATTAACGGGAATTGAGTTGATGCAGATGTTCAATCAGAAGTACAATTTTATTATTACATCGGCTTATCCGCAATATGCTCTGGAAGCTTTTCAGTTTCATGTGATTGATTATTTACTAAAACCAATTACGTTTAACCGATTTTATCAAAGTGTAGAAAAGTTCATTCGCTGGCAGGAAACTTTTCAGGTTAATGAAAAACCGGACAATGATTATCTTGTCGTAAAAGCTGACCGAAAACATTATAAAATTGCTTTAAATGATATTTTGTATATTGAAGGTTTAAGAGATTATATCCGAATTCATACCAATGATGAAAAAATTATGGCATTGGAAAATATGAAAGATATTTTGGAAAAACTCACGAATCAGTTTATTCGGATTCATCGTTCGTATATTATTCCAAAAGATAAAATTAAAGTGATTGATGGAAATCAGATTGTCATGAAAAGCGGAAATGCTTTGCCGATTGGTGAAACGTACAGGAAGTTGGTTAGTGAGTGGTTAGTTTGA
- a CDS encoding sensor histidine kinase, with translation MKKVFKAFNWKRLFAGVFVSYLVFTFLRFLSEQVITKILFDKVNYTDINFLNYMLDNMQYSSMTIILSSFLWFVIYSIRLLEYNQIILEENKNTEIKFLKAQINPHFVFNTLNNIYSMVYFQSDKSLTAIDKLSQIMRFTTYESQKEKIRLSDEVDYIKAYIKLEELRHQENVVVDLKLELENEFEEIPPYILSPLVENALKHGAVSNTKPIEIDLKVLSGKLTFKVKNTIGTQKKDSLGGIGLDNLQKRLEIHYPEKHQLKITKEENHFRAELEIDLK, from the coding sequence ATGAAAAAGGTTTTTAAAGCTTTTAACTGGAAAAGACTTTTTGCTGGTGTTTTTGTTTCTTATCTGGTTTTTACTTTTCTCCGATTTCTTTCAGAACAAGTCATAACCAAAATTTTATTTGATAAAGTAAATTATACCGATATTAATTTTCTGAATTATATGCTCGATAATATGCAATACAGCAGTATGACAATTATCCTGAGTTCGTTTCTTTGGTTTGTGATTTATTCGATTCGCCTTTTGGAATACAACCAGATTATTTTGGAGGAAAATAAGAATACTGAAATCAAATTTTTGAAAGCACAGATTAATCCGCACTTTGTATTTAATACTTTAAATAACATTTACTCAATGGTTTATTTTCAGTCAGATAAGTCATTGACGGCAATTGATAAACTGAGTCAGATTATGCGTTTTACCACGTACGAATCTCAAAAAGAAAAAATCAGACTTTCTGACGAAGTTGATTATATAAAAGCGTATATTAAACTCGAAGAATTAAGGCATCAGGAAAATGTTGTTGTCGATTTGAAGCTGGAATTGGAGAATGAATTTGAAGAAATTCCGCCGTACATTTTATCGCCTTTGGTTGAAAATGCTTTAAAACACGGAGCGGTTTCGAATACTAAACCAATCGAAATTGACCTGAAAGTCTTATCAGGAAAACTAACTTTCAAAGTAAAAAATACAATCGGAACACAGAAAAAAGATAGTTTGGGTGGCATAGGTTTGGACAATTTACAAAAGCGCTTAGAGATTCATTATCCTGAAAAACACCAACTGAAAATTACAAAAGAAGAAAACCATTTTAGAGCCGAACTTGAAATAGATTTAAAATGA
- a CDS encoding outer membrane beta-barrel family protein yields MNRIILIAVLFLFQINASAQQFSIKGKIINQNKTPLEFATATLLQTDKKLYQQTSTDSLGNFMLKAEKGNYVLIIEQFGTEFRNKEISVNQDQDLGIIEVKEQIQLEGLTVKSRKKLVEQKVDRLVFNVENSVTATGGTALDALKTTPTIRVQNETISIVGKGEVLVMIDDRINKMTQEDLTAFLKSIPADNIKSIEVITTPPAKYEAEGNSGLINIKLKTAKTNSWNANLGTSFVQRSYASGNVNGLFIYNHKKLSLQTSVNKGKNQLRTTSDNRIYYTNELWKQDITTKSETDLLSIGLGFDYKLTEKWTTGIKYLGSFNDRTSANNPLTTRYNTSGEINSYILSDVKGQNKPQMNSVNWNNSFNLDSNGKNITVDLDYFNYQKNDSRIFSGNEMNAEKENIDVTYFSAINSNVNQLKNYSAKIDVTLPYSFANISFGGKGFYTNTKNNLNVFDNETGTPVLNTNYSNIFTYKEYNQALYFSASKKLNEKWETQIGLRAEATQTEGFSENLDQTNKNNYVKLFPTAYLTYTANDNNSYSLNYSRRIRRPDFDYLNPFVIKTSPFYYSEGNPFLKPSIIDNLEFSYIRNQKWVNNIYFSQVSDFGQELAIIDPETNITKSTPINYANTYQIGISTYYNFNKFSWWNSFMGFNLNYQNVKSKTNLIASVDGYNGYIYSNNDFTVNNSKTVFLGLNYGLQLPGRYQVFNISTLNILDVSVKFLALKKNLSITLTGEDLLNAQKPLISYYSNGIKNTMKNYGDSRGFRIALSYKFGNKNVKSKERGFGNEEERNRAN; encoded by the coding sequence ATGAACAGAATCATTTTAATAGCCGTTTTATTTCTATTTCAAATTAACGCCAGTGCTCAACAATTTTCTATAAAAGGGAAAATTATCAATCAGAACAAAACGCCTTTGGAATTTGCTACAGCAACTTTATTACAAACCGATAAAAAACTTTACCAACAGACTTCTACAGACAGTTTAGGTAATTTTATGTTGAAAGCTGAAAAAGGAAATTATGTATTGATAATAGAACAATTTGGAACCGAATTCAGGAATAAAGAAATAAGCGTAAATCAAGATCAGGATTTAGGAATTATTGAAGTGAAAGAACAGATTCAGCTGGAAGGTTTGACGGTAAAATCCAGAAAAAAACTGGTAGAACAAAAAGTAGACAGATTGGTTTTTAATGTCGAAAACTCCGTTACTGCAACTGGAGGAACGGCTTTGGATGCTTTAAAAACTACACCAACAATAAGAGTACAAAACGAAACCATTTCTATTGTTGGTAAAGGAGAAGTTCTGGTGATGATTGACGATCGTATAAACAAAATGACACAGGAAGATTTAACCGCATTTTTAAAATCAATTCCTGCAGATAATATTAAAAGTATCGAAGTGATTACGACTCCGCCTGCCAAATACGAAGCCGAAGGAAACAGCGGATTAATTAATATTAAACTGAAAACCGCTAAAACCAATTCCTGGAATGCCAATCTTGGAACCTCTTTTGTTCAAAGAAGTTACGCCAGTGGAAATGTAAACGGATTATTTATTTATAATCACAAAAAACTTTCTTTGCAGACTTCTGTCAATAAAGGAAAAAACCAACTTAGAACTACTTCTGATAACCGAATTTATTATACAAATGAATTATGGAAACAGGACATTACAACAAAATCAGAAACTGATTTATTGAGTATAGGATTGGGTTTTGATTACAAACTAACAGAAAAATGGACCACCGGAATTAAGTATTTAGGAAGTTTTAATGACAGAACTTCGGCAAACAATCCGTTAACGACTCGTTACAATACTTCGGGAGAAATCAATTCTTATATTTTATCTGATGTAAAGGGCCAAAACAAACCGCAGATGAATTCTGTGAACTGGAACAATTCGTTTAATTTGGACAGCAATGGCAAAAATATTACAGTCGATTTAGATTATTTCAATTATCAAAAGAATGATTCCAGAATATTCTCAGGAAATGAAATGAATGCTGAAAAAGAAAATATAGACGTAACTTATTTTTCTGCTATTAATTCGAATGTTAATCAACTGAAGAATTATTCAGCAAAAATTGATGTTACACTTCCCTATTCTTTCGCCAACATTAGTTTTGGAGGAAAAGGATTTTATACGAACACCAAAAATAATTTGAATGTTTTTGATAACGAAACAGGAACACCGGTTTTAAATACCAATTACTCTAACATTTTTACTTATAAAGAATATAATCAGGCTTTGTACTTTTCGGCAAGTAAAAAACTAAATGAAAAATGGGAAACACAAATTGGTTTAAGAGCCGAAGCCACACAAACAGAAGGTTTTTCAGAGAATCTGGACCAAACGAACAAAAACAATTATGTAAAGCTTTTTCCAACTGCTTATTTGACGTATACGGCCAATGACAACAATTCTTATTCATTAAACTATAGCAGAAGAATCCGCAGACCCGATTTCGATTATTTGAATCCGTTTGTGATTAAAACGAGTCCGTTTTATTATTCAGAAGGAAATCCGTTCTTGAAACCGTCTATAATTGATAATTTGGAGTTCTCGTACATTCGCAATCAGAAATGGGTTAATAACATCTATTTCTCTCAGGTTTCAGACTTCGGACAGGAATTGGCTATTATCGATCCTGAAACAAACATCACCAAAAGCACACCTATTAATTACGCTAATACCTATCAGATTGGAATTTCGACTTACTATAATTTCAATAAATTCAGCTGGTGGAACAGTTTCATGGGTTTTAACCTGAATTATCAAAACGTAAAATCGAAAACGAATCTTATTGCATCTGTAGACGGCTACAACGGTTATATCTACAGTAATAATGATTTTACAGTAAATAACTCCAAAACAGTATTTCTTGGTTTAAACTACGGATTACAATTGCCAGGACGTTATCAGGTTTTTAATATTTCGACTTTAAATATTTTGGATGTTTCGGTTAAGTTTTTAGCTCTGAAAAAGAACCTATCGATCACGCTTACTGGCGAAGATTTATTAAATGCGCAAAAGCCATTAATTTCTTATTACTCTAACGGAATTAAAAATACAATGAAAAATTACGGAGATTCAAGAGGTTTTAGAATTGCTTTAAGCTACAAGTTTGGTAATAAAAATGTGAAATCGAAAGAAAGAGGTTTTGGAAATGAAGAGGAAAGGAATCGTGCGAATTAA
- a CDS encoding TetR/AcrR family transcriptional regulator, producing the protein MTKGEETKQFIIEKAAPIFNTKGIAATSMSDIMEATKLSKGSMYVHFENKDVLACAAVDHNMNVLSTKLQTAVSQGKTAEEQLIAYIDFFSNPLNPPVIGGCPLLNFGTEADDTNPIVKEKVNAAIKRGQQLLTSIIEKGIADGEFNQNWNAAEFAAVLFASLEGGHLMTRMSGNNDKMKTITTALKKNIAHKKL; encoded by the coding sequence ATGACAAAAGGGGAAGAAACCAAACAATTTATTATAGAAAAAGCCGCTCCTATTTTTAACACAAAAGGAATTGCAGCTACTTCTATGAGCGATATTATGGAGGCAACCAAATTGTCTAAAGGAAGTATGTACGTTCATTTTGAGAATAAAGATGTTTTGGCCTGCGCTGCTGTAGACCATAATATGAACGTATTAAGCACAAAACTTCAGACAGCTGTTAGTCAGGGAAAAACTGCCGAAGAACAACTTATCGCTTACATAGATTTTTTCAGTAATCCGTTAAATCCACCAGTAATTGGAGGATGTCCGTTATTGAATTTTGGAACTGAAGCTGATGATACCAATCCAATTGTAAAAGAAAAAGTAAACGCAGCAATCAAACGCGGACAACAGCTATTAACATCCATCATAGAAAAAGGAATCGCAGACGGAGAATTTAACCAAAACTGGAATGCAGCAGAATTTGCAGCCGTTCTTTTTGCTTCGCTTGAAGGCGGGCATCTAATGACCAGAATGTCCGGTAACAACGATAAAATGAAAACCATAACAACAGCACTTAAAAAAAATATAGCTCATAAAAAGCTGTAA
- a CDS encoding SDR family NAD(P)-dependent oxidoreductase → MSKTILITGASKGFGRAWTEAFLTKGYNVAATARNVDTLNDLKEKYGNSILPLTLDVNNRAESLEIVQEVKNHFGTIDVLINNAGYALTGAVEEASEKEAREQFETNFFGTLWLTQAVLPIMREQKSGHIIQVSSILGLATLPTGMGLYSASKFAIEGLSETLASEVKQFGINVTLLEPNGYASNIWHTGITSESLPYYDEIKKALAERENIFGKVEATAPAIVNLVENENPPLRLLLGKVALPFVKQSYEQRLESWEKWNDVSVEAHG, encoded by the coding sequence ATGTCAAAAACAATTTTAATTACAGGAGCATCAAAAGGATTCGGAAGAGCCTGGACAGAAGCTTTTTTAACAAAAGGTTATAACGTTGCAGCAACAGCCAGAAATGTGGATACCTTAAACGATCTTAAAGAAAAGTATGGAAATTCAATTTTACCTTTAACACTAGATGTAAATAATCGTGCAGAATCTTTAGAAATCGTTCAAGAAGTAAAAAATCATTTTGGAACAATTGACGTTTTGATCAACAATGCAGGTTACGCACTTACAGGCGCTGTTGAAGAAGCGAGCGAAAAAGAAGCAAGAGAACAATTTGAGACCAATTTCTTTGGAACTTTATGGTTAACGCAAGCCGTTCTTCCGATTATGAGAGAACAAAAAAGCGGCCATATTATTCAGGTGTCATCTATTTTAGGATTAGCCACTTTACCAACCGGAATGGGATTATATAGCGCTTCAAAATTTGCAATTGAAGGTTTAAGCGAAACGCTGGCTTCAGAAGTAAAACAATTCGGAATCAATGTTACTTTATTAGAACCAAACGGTTACGCGTCTAACATTTGGCATACGGGAATTACCAGCGAAAGTTTACCCTATTATGACGAAATTAAAAAAGCTTTGGCTGAAAGAGAAAATATATTTGGTAAAGTAGAAGCCACAGCTCCGGCAATTGTAAACTTAGTTGAAAACGAAAATCCTCCTTTAAGATTATTACTTGGAAAAGTAGCTCTGCCATTCGTTAAACAAAGCTACGAACAAAGGCTTGAAAGCTGGGAAAAATGGAATGATGTTTCCGTAGAAGCCCATGGTTAA
- a CDS encoding hydrolase, whose protein sequence is MLTQENTGLIIVDVQGKLARIVQESEKMIANLEKLIRGCQILSVPIIYLEQNPNGLGNTVPELEKLLANQKAIEKYTFNAFENEEFQQTVLKANKKQWLVCGIETHICVYQTAMGLLAHNFEVEIVADCVSSRSKESVDLALQKMQQKGINLTNVEMCLYELVKDSRNENFKAILNLIK, encoded by the coding sequence ATGCTGACACAGGAAAATACAGGTTTAATAATCGTTGATGTTCAGGGCAAACTCGCCCGTATTGTACAGGAAAGCGAAAAAATGATTGCTAATCTTGAAAAACTAATTCGTGGCTGTCAAATACTTTCGGTACCGATTATCTATCTCGAACAAAATCCAAACGGACTGGGAAATACTGTTCCCGAATTAGAAAAACTATTAGCAAATCAAAAAGCAATAGAAAAATATACTTTTAATGCATTTGAAAACGAAGAGTTTCAGCAAACCGTTTTAAAAGCAAATAAAAAACAGTGGCTAGTTTGTGGTATTGAAACGCATATTTGTGTCTACCAAACTGCTATGGGGCTATTAGCTCATAATTTTGAAGTCGAAATTGTGGCAGATTGCGTTTCTTCCCGCTCAAAAGAAAGTGTTGATCTGGCTTTGCAAAAAATGCAACAAAAAGGAATTAACTTAACGAATGTTGAAATGTGCCTTTACGAATTGGTTAAAGATTCTAGAAACGAAAATTTTAAAGCGATATTGAATTTGATCAAATAA